The genomic stretch GATATCAAAATACCATGATCCAGGATATCGTGAAAAAAGTCGGTGTGGCCCAGGGAACCTTTTATTATTACTTTGCTTCCAAAGACGCTGTCCTGGAAGCGATTTTTACCAAGCATTTTCAAAACATGCTGGCTGAAATCAAATCGTACCACCAGAATCATATCCCGGCCCTTGAGCAGCTTAATTTATTTATTAATCTGTTCTATAAGCTCTCATATTCCGGGAAACCAGGTCTTTTGGCTAAAATATTATATAAAGAAAAACAGGGCCTGCTGATTAATCAGCTTTGGCGCAAAACCCAGATGATTTCGATTCCTTCGCTCATCCCTATCCTGGAACGATGTAATCAGGAAGGTGTCACCCATGTGCAGCATATGGAGGAAACGCTTGCCTTTTTTCTTGGCATTATAGCTTCCCTGTTGGAAGCATCTTCCCCGCTGATCCATGGTCACGAATCCAATCCGGAAGTTGTGTCCAGGAAGATCGGCATTGCGGAAAAAATGCTGGATACCTTATTTTCCGCTCCCAACGGCAGCATTCGCTTCCAGGCGGTCGACCTTCCTTTCCCCGCAGAGGAGGAATGCTCCGGTATGGAAAAAAACGATCAGCAAACTATCTAATTCAGAAAAAGCCTTGTTTCAAGGCAGTTCCTACAATATGTACCTGAACATGGACCTCATGATCCACGGTAGGAAACACTTCCTCCCAGTTATCGGCTACCGTTCGCCAGATGTCTGGCTCTTTTTGCTTTAACGCACTGGCAAAACCTACGACATCACAGGCAAATTCATTCTGTGTTTTTAAAATAGTCCGACTGATGCTATCGCCGATTGCCTGTTCAGCATCTTCCCGTACTCCACCCAAATAGTCCAGCATGGCTTTGGGTGCGAGTATCTTTTTTTTGCCCTGCTGCTCCACCAGAGTTAGCTCTGTTTCCACCTGAATGACAAAACACAGTTTACCCGCCCGATATTCCGGCTTTATGCTTGTCTTGCTGCTCTCAATTTCCAGGGAAATAAGCTTCCCCGGTTCCAGGCGGGAGGGTAATGTCACAATGCCATTCGGCAACTCCTTCACCAGCCAGTTAAGTCCCTGGGTTTCCGTCTCATCCAGATAGCCTGCCAGCCTGTCTTTCTTAAACACCGCAGCCCCGCTGGATTTTACTTGTTCCTTAGGTGTTTTTTGTTTAACTCCTGAATT from Propionispora hippei DSM 15287 encodes the following:
- a CDS encoding TetR/AcrR family transcriptional regulator; protein product: MRQAELIDAAEELFLAAGYQNTMIQDIVKKVGVAQGTFYYYFASKDAVLEAIFTKHFQNMLAEIKSYHQNHIPALEQLNLFINLFYKLSYSGKPGLLAKILYKEKQGLLINQLWRKTQMISIPSLIPILERCNQEGVTHVQHMEETLAFFLGIIASLLEASSPLIHGHESNPEVVSRKIGIAEKMLDTLFSAPNGSIRFQAVDLPFPAEEECSGMEKNDQQTI